Proteins from one Mucilaginibacter jinjuensis genomic window:
- a CDS encoding fimbrillin family protein, whose protein sequence is MKIRNLQFTVLAVSIFMASCRKDNTRDVIKQSGTEVKFSSTINGQIKTKAVNDAWETNDAIGVYMKTGTGLNQILANNKSYFTIGDGTFKSSSTDQTIYYPEDGSQVDFVAYYPYKQTLTSNTYPVDVTNQSSQGAIDLMYANATGLSKTSSNAQLVFSHQLSKIEITVTNGLGVASLTGLTTNISGLKTVAAFDLATGTLSAQSTPANILAKTNIGSATVAEAIVIPTTDETGIKVVFAIGSKTYTWTLPADTKFEAGKKYSYQVELRGSGVVDSGVAASLKATVNNWTDVPAGSYPLDMEDVVKNPPTVSGYMETPVITTDANMSYVFHNFPGKTNVRNYAMLYDKKYKVAYWVAYPLHASYIGSTSRTDAWAFDPSIPSGDQVDLSSSFGNGYDRGHQIPSGDRTASTDLNRTTFYYSNMTAQTSSMNQGIWNNLEQQVRTWMAKGDTLYVVTGASIKSSTDQTITYAKGSAIPKYYYKALALKKGDTYYTIGFKIANQVIPSPNTYNSFRISVSDLEKETGFTFFPKLTAETKGTIDSTIWN, encoded by the coding sequence ATGAAAATTAGAAATCTACAATTTACAGTCCTTGCTGTGTCCATTTTTATGGCTTCCTGCCGGAAGGATAACACAAGGGATGTGATCAAACAATCCGGCACCGAGGTGAAGTTCTCATCAACCATCAACGGCCAGATTAAGACCAAAGCCGTTAATGATGCCTGGGAAACTAATGATGCTATCGGTGTTTACATGAAAACCGGTACAGGATTAAACCAAATCTTAGCTAACAATAAATCTTATTTTACTATCGGTGATGGTACATTCAAGTCATCTTCAACAGACCAAACCATTTACTATCCGGAAGATGGTTCGCAGGTAGACTTTGTTGCTTACTATCCCTACAAGCAAACGCTTACTTCTAATACTTACCCGGTAGATGTAACCAACCAAAGCAGCCAGGGTGCTATAGATTTAATGTATGCTAACGCGACAGGTTTAAGCAAAACCAGCTCTAACGCGCAGTTAGTTTTTTCGCACCAATTGTCTAAAATCGAAATCACGGTTACCAATGGCCTGGGGGTTGCCAGTTTAACTGGTTTAACCACCAATATTTCGGGTTTAAAAACAGTTGCGGCATTCGATTTAGCAACCGGTACATTAAGCGCCCAAAGCACGCCTGCCAACATACTTGCAAAAACCAACATCGGTAGCGCAACAGTTGCCGAAGCTATTGTGATACCAACTACAGATGAAACCGGTATTAAAGTAGTTTTTGCCATTGGTTCAAAAACCTACACCTGGACGCTGCCTGCAGATACCAAATTTGAAGCCGGAAAGAAATACAGCTACCAGGTTGAGCTAAGAGGTTCGGGTGTTGTTGACAGCGGGGTTGCTGCTTCACTAAAAGCAACTGTAAATAACTGGACAGATGTTCCGGCAGGTTCTTATCCGCTGGATATGGAAGATGTGGTTAAAAACCCACCAACAGTATCGGGTTATATGGAAACACCTGTAATTACCACAGATGCAAACATGTCTTATGTTTTCCACAATTTCCCTGGTAAAACCAATGTAAGAAACTATGCGATGCTGTACGACAAGAAATATAAAGTGGCGTACTGGGTGGCTTATCCACTGCATGCATCTTATATCGGCAGTACAAGCCGTACTGATGCATGGGCTTTTGATCCTTCAATCCCATCAGGTGATCAGGTTGATCTGAGCAGCTCTTTCGGTAATGGATATGACCGTGGGCACCAGATCCCAAGCGGCGACCGTACTGCTTCTACAGACCTGAACAGAACTACTTTTTACTACAGTAACATGACTGCCCAAACTTCTTCAATGAACCAGGGAATCTGGAACAACCTGGAGCAACAAGTAAGAACCTGGATGGCTAAAGGAGATACTTTATATGTAGTAACCGGTGCATCTATCAAATCATCAACAGATCAAACCATTACTTACGCAAAAGGATCAGCAATACCAAAATACTACTACAAAGCATTAGCATTGAAAAAAGGCGATACTTATTATACCATCGGCTTTAAAATTGCTAACCAGGTTATTCCATCACCCAACACTTACAACAGTTTCCGCATATCTGTAAGCGACCTGGAAAAAGAAACCGGCTTTACTTTCTTCCCTAAGCTTACCGCCGAAACCAAGGGAACTATCGATAGCACCATCTGGAACTAA
- a CDS encoding NAD(P)H-binding protein, with protein sequence MKIVITGSLGHISKPLAVELVQKGYTVTIISSNHTREKDIEAIGAKAAIGSIEDVSFLAKTFTGADAVYTMLPPFKFEENPNLDAREEARRLATNYVEAIRQAGVKRVVHLSSIGAHTEKGNGLLAFHFVAEQILKQLPAHVAITFMRPVGFYYNLYQFMDIIKGEGFLKGFIGVILTIRHYGLTGFLQGKKGLIVSNYGADDKMPWVSPIDIAAAIAEELTLPLNGRKVRYVASEELTCNEIANTLGAAVGKPYLKWITIDDKQMLDALIKFKLPLSLAKDIVEMNASQRNGGILFEDYYKNKPTLGKVKMKDFAKEFAAVYQSK encoded by the coding sequence ATGAAAATAGTTATAACAGGGTCTTTAGGCCACATTAGTAAGCCACTTGCAGTGGAGTTAGTTCAAAAGGGGTATACTGTAACAATTATCAGCAGTAACCATACCAGGGAAAAGGATATTGAAGCTATTGGTGCAAAAGCAGCCATTGGCTCAATAGAGGATGTTAGTTTTTTAGCAAAAACTTTTACAGGCGCCGATGCGGTTTACACGATGTTGCCGCCCTTTAAATTTGAAGAAAACCCCAACCTTGATGCAAGGGAAGAAGCACGTCGGCTCGCAACCAATTATGTCGAGGCCATCCGCCAGGCAGGTGTAAAAAGGGTAGTTCACCTCAGCAGTATTGGGGCTCATACAGAAAAAGGAAACGGGTTGCTTGCCTTTCATTTTGTTGCCGAGCAAATTTTGAAGCAATTACCTGCCCATGTCGCAATTACCTTTATGAGACCTGTTGGTTTCTACTATAATTTATACCAGTTTATGGATATTATTAAAGGGGAAGGCTTTTTAAAAGGTTTTATAGGTGTGATTTTAACCATTCGTCATTATGGTTTGACTGGATTTCTGCAGGGGAAAAAGGGGCTTATCGTATCTAATTATGGTGCTGATGATAAAATGCCCTGGGTTTCGCCCATTGATATTGCAGCTGCAATTGCCGAAGAACTGACACTACCATTAAATGGCCGTAAGGTGCGTTATGTAGCCAGCGAAGAGTTAACTTGTAATGAAATTGCTAACACCCTTGGAGCAGCGGTTGGTAAACCTTATCTGAAATGGATAACTATTGACGACAAACAAATGCTGGATGCGTTAATAAAGTTTAAATTGCCGTTGAGCCTTGCGAAAGATATTGTTGAAATGAACGCCAGCCAGCGTAATGGGGGGATATTATTTGAAGATTATTACAAAAACAAACCAACTCTGGGTAAAGTAAAAATGAAAGATTTTGCTAAGGAATTTGCGGCGGTTTACCAATCGAAATAA
- a CDS encoding fimbrillin family protein, translating to MKTQNILIASAMTLLALGSSCKKDNKHDTVTPNPTLVKFTAAINGQIKTKATNDKWDTNDAIGVFMKIGTGLTNILAANKSYATTGDGAFAPTNTDQNINYPEDGTVDFIAYYPYKQTLTNNKYPVDVATQTNQAAIDLLYANNATGLSKTSTVANLVFSHQLSKIEFTVKAGTGVTDLTGLTASLAGLNTKADFDLATGVLSNASQSADVSAKTTAQTGSVLAEAIVLPVADASGKVVTFTLPAGQFKLTLPANTKFEAGKKYTYEISLTTGSTPQPTAVALSATITNWTSVPSGSYTVGEDQGSTTPPTGVETVLFTETFGTGTASTKPKVSAYTAWDNASFTFTDTYGNADLRTISTYPNDIHVWLPATKDASLKIAGIPVTGYTKLKLKYDLAPNAPSASSTSDFNVITVKVNGVSIAVPSSPVTNANNNKFTTIELSDITPQATNTIEFMGSATTNTLGMRLDNVVIIGIK from the coding sequence ATGAAAACTCAAAACATCCTCATTGCTTCAGCAATGACGTTACTTGCCCTTGGCAGTTCTTGCAAAAAGGACAACAAACACGACACGGTTACCCCAAATCCAACCTTGGTTAAATTTACCGCAGCTATCAATGGCCAGATTAAAACAAAGGCTACAAATGACAAGTGGGATACTAATGATGCTATCGGTGTATTTATGAAAATCGGTACCGGTTTAACTAACATCCTGGCTGCCAATAAATCTTATGCAACAACTGGCGACGGCGCGTTTGCACCCACTAATACAGATCAAAACATCAACTACCCGGAAGATGGCACTGTTGATTTCATTGCATACTATCCGTATAAACAAACTTTAACTAACAATAAATACCCGGTTGATGTAGCAACACAAACCAACCAGGCTGCAATTGATCTGTTATATGCTAACAATGCAACCGGCTTAAGCAAAACCAGCACTGTTGCTAACCTTGTTTTTTCTCATCAGTTATCAAAAATCGAGTTTACTGTTAAAGCCGGAACAGGCGTAACAGATTTAACCGGTTTAACCGCAAGCCTTGCAGGCTTAAATACTAAGGCTGATTTTGATTTAGCTACCGGCGTGCTTTCAAACGCGTCTCAGTCTGCCGATGTTAGCGCGAAAACAACTGCTCAAACTGGTTCAGTCTTAGCAGAAGCCATTGTATTACCTGTAGCTGATGCCAGCGGTAAAGTAGTAACTTTCACACTTCCGGCCGGTCAGTTTAAACTAACCTTACCAGCAAACACCAAATTTGAAGCTGGTAAAAAATACACTTACGAAATTTCATTAACCACGGGCTCTACTCCTCAGCCAACTGCAGTTGCATTAAGTGCTACCATCACCAACTGGACCAGCGTACCTTCTGGCAGCTATACCGTAGGCGAAGACCAGGGCAGCACAACACCACCAACAGGTGTAGAAACAGTATTATTCACTGAAACTTTCGGAACCGGTACAGCAAGTACTAAACCAAAAGTAAGTGCTTACACTGCCTGGGATAATGCATCTTTCACTTTTACCGATACTTACGGTAACGCAGATTTACGTACCATTAGCACCTATCCAAATGATATCCACGTATGGTTACCTGCAACTAAAGATGCTTCTTTAAAAATTGCGGGTATTCCGGTAACCGGCTACACTAAGCTTAAACTTAAATACGACTTAGCACCTAACGCACCATCTGCAAGTTCAACTTCAGATTTTAATGTAATTACGGTGAAAGTTAATGGTGTAAGCATTGCGGTTCCAAGCAGCCCTGTAACTAACGCTAATAACAATAAATTTACTACTATTGAACTGAGTGATATTACACCTCAGGCAACCAATACAATTGAATTTATGGGCTCTGCAACCACCAATACTTTAGGCATGCGACTAGATAACGTTGTTATTATCGGTATAAAATAA